The following coding sequences are from one Humulus lupulus chromosome X, drHumLupu1.1, whole genome shotgun sequence window:
- the LOC133803377 gene encoding uncharacterized protein LOC133803377 — protein sequence MLKKKKNNNNHNHHHLHQNMAMYFTKRLSNLDCRYFLILIPPLSVIIFIFLPFSSPPTTNPFSSFAPIRSFLLGQAENNATTTTTTATTPFSIDSPPRNETAETRRWRRKKDELLRSRVAVCLVGGARRFELTGPSIMEMILKEYPNSDLFLHSPLDQKAFKFSLLKTAPKLASVRIFEPKPIPETETQARVLTAQNSPNGIQGLLQYFHLVEGCLTLIQNYQKRQNFTYDWIIRTRVDGYWNAPLHPRNFVTGRYLVPPGSSYGGLNDRFGLGDFNTSTVALSRLSLIPKLDSAGHHQLNSETSFKAQLTTQGVPYVTKRLPFCVVSDRKYDFPPSRFGVPVTALSSRGPLSGAKCRPCTAACRGACVAEVMPGLYKGWSWTDWANGTLELCDAHDEWENGWEKVFDRVAGKKLAEERKRVHRLTLKKCIDDFEEMKKRSWNWEAPSPEQICNIGLEAH from the exons atgctgaagaagaagaagaacaacaacaaccacaaccaccatcatcttcatcaaaatATGGCTATGTATTTCACCAAAAGGCTTTCCAATCTCGATTGTCGTTACTTTCTCATACTAATCCCACCACTCTCTGTaatcatcttcatcttcctccCATTTTCTTCACCTCCCACCACCAACCCATTCTCCTCTTTCGCTCCAATTCGTTCCTTCCTACTCGGTCAAGCCGAAAATaatgccaccaccaccaccaccaccgccaccacTCCTTTCTCAATCGATTCTCCGCCGCGAAACGAAACGGCGGAGACTCGGCGGTGGAGGAGGAAGAAAGATGAGTTGCTTAGATCGAGAGTGGCGGTTTGTTTAGTCGGCGGCGCTAGAAGGTTCGAGCTCACCGGACCTTCAATCATGGAGATGATTCTAAAAGAGTATCCGAATTCTGATCTTTTTCTTCACAGTCCGTTGGATCAAAAGGCCTTTAAATTCTCGCTCCTGAAGACCGCGCCGAAGCTCGCCTCGGTCCGAATCTTCGAGCCCAAACCCATACCTGAGACTGAGACCCAGGCTCGGGTTCTCACCGCTCAGAACTCGCCTAATGGAATCCAG GGTCTTTTGCAGTATTTCCACCTCGTAGAAGGGTGTTTAACTCTTATCCAAAACTACCAAAAACGACAAAACTTCACGTACGACTGGATAATCCGAACCCGAGTCGATGGATACTGGAACGCCCCGCTCCACCCGAGAAACTTCGTAACGGGTCGTTACTTGGTCCCACCCGGGTCCAGTTACGGTGGCCTCAACGACCGATTTGGCCTCGGAGACTTCAACACCTCAACAGTCGCTCTCTCCCGCCTCTCCCTCATCCCAAAACTCGACTCGGCGGGGCACCATCAACTCAACTCGGAAACCTCCTTCAAAGCCCAGCTCACCACTCAAGGCGTGCCTTACGTCACCAAACGGCTCCCGTTCTGTGTGGTGTCGGACCGGAAGTACGACTTTCCTCCCAGCCGGTTCGGCGTGCCGGTGACCGCGTTGTCGAGTCGCGGCCCGCTGAGCGGAGCCAAGTGCCGGCCGTGCACGGCGGCGTGCCGTGGTGCGTGCGTGGCTGAAGTGATGCCGGGGCTTTACAAGGGATGGAGCTGGACCGATTGGGCCAACGGGACACTCGAGCTGTGCGACGCGCATGACGAGTGGGAAAATGGTTGGGAGAAGGTGTTTGACCGAGTCGCTGGGAAAAAACTCGccgaagaaagaaaaagggttcaTAGATTGACTTTGAAGAAGTGCATTGACGATTTTGAAGAAATGAAGAAGCGAAGTTGGAATTGGGAGGCTCCGTCGCCGGAGCAGATATGTAATATCGGCTTGGAGGCCCATTGA
- the LOC133804565 gene encoding uncharacterized protein LOC133804565, with amino-acid sequence MEKGLNLKMEKQKGEEPKPKPKRKETPPPATAATISPMEPLTHEAYGGGMYGHDDDDDGQPRQPAAKPRASESQSADGADESTEVRPNHATPPPSTGDRDLDITGQSYIQ; translated from the coding sequence ATGGAAAAGGGTCTGAATCTGAAGATGGAAAAACAGAAGGGAGAGGAGCCGAAGCCGAAGCCGAAGCGGAAGGAGACGCCACCACCAGCCACCGCCGCCACTATATCACCGATGGAGCCGTTAACCCACGAGGCTTACGGCGGTGGAATGTACGGACACGATGACGATGATGATGGTCAGCCTCGACAACCAGCGGCGAAACCACGAGCCAGTGAGAGCCAGAGTGCTGATGGCGCCGATGAATCCACTGAAGTCCGCCCCAACCACGCGACGCCTCCACCTTCCACCGGGGACAGAGACCTCGATATTACTGGGCAGTCATATATtcagtaa